One stretch of Corallococcus exiguus DNA includes these proteins:
- a CDS encoding metallopeptidase family protein: MAKRMAKQGEARGVDARLEGLADAFEARDFEAALTSADALLRDVPDSPEALHYRAAALVEVGRLEDAGKAYGAALKMAPEDLEILFGAAEFLVCRTGEDREAVEEGLEWCGRGRKLAQRADDVELVYEFLLLEGMGLNQLGECESALKILDQALTHMPRSTDAQLERGIALFELCRFAPAQEAFERVLKDAPDEAWAHHYLGLVAERRQDAKEAKKRFSRAQALAPEELPPPVALEEAAFDRAVEDAMRALPSQVKQYMDNVTLAVEDLPSDEDLLGQQPPLSPCILGVFRGTPVGERSVMDAADHFPPSIVLYQKNLERFARTREELIEQIGITVMHEVGHLMGLDEDDLWERGLD, translated from the coding sequence ATGGCGAAGCGCATGGCGAAGCAAGGGGAGGCGCGAGGCGTGGACGCGCGGCTGGAGGGGCTCGCTGACGCCTTCGAGGCGCGGGACTTCGAGGCCGCGCTCACCAGCGCCGACGCCCTGCTCCGGGACGTTCCGGACTCACCAGAAGCCCTGCACTACCGGGCCGCCGCGCTGGTGGAGGTGGGTCGCCTGGAGGACGCGGGCAAGGCCTATGGCGCCGCCCTCAAGATGGCCCCGGAAGACCTGGAGATCCTCTTTGGCGCGGCGGAGTTCCTCGTTTGCCGCACCGGCGAGGACCGCGAGGCGGTGGAGGAAGGGCTGGAGTGGTGCGGCCGCGGGCGGAAGCTGGCGCAGCGGGCCGATGACGTGGAGCTCGTCTACGAGTTCCTCCTCCTGGAGGGCATGGGCCTCAACCAGCTGGGGGAATGTGAGTCCGCGCTGAAAATCCTGGACCAGGCGCTGACGCACATGCCGCGCTCGACGGACGCGCAGCTGGAGCGGGGCATCGCGCTGTTCGAGTTGTGCCGCTTCGCGCCCGCGCAGGAGGCCTTCGAGCGGGTGTTGAAGGACGCGCCGGACGAGGCCTGGGCGCACCACTACCTGGGGCTGGTCGCGGAGCGGCGCCAGGATGCGAAGGAGGCGAAGAAGCGCTTCTCCCGGGCGCAGGCGCTGGCCCCGGAGGAGCTGCCGCCGCCGGTGGCCCTGGAGGAGGCGGCGTTCGACCGCGCGGTGGAGGACGCGATGCGCGCCCTGCCCTCCCAGGTGAAGCAGTACATGGACAACGTGACGCTGGCGGTGGAGGACCTGCCGTCGGATGAGGACCTGCTGGGTCAGCAGCCGCCACTGTCACCGTGCATCCTGGGGGTGTTCCGGGGCACGCCCGTGGGCGAGCGCAGCGTGATGGACGCGGCGGATCACTTCCCGCCCTCCATCGTGCTGTACCAGAAGAACCTGGAGCGCTTCGCACGCACCCGCGAGGAACTCATCGAACAGATTGGCATCACGGTGATGCACGAAGTCGGTCACTTGATGGGTCTGGATGAAGACGACCTGTGGGAGCGGGGGCTGGACTAG
- a CDS encoding response regulator produces MNILVVDDDYELCTMLSRYLEMHGYTVFSASDALQALDIMERHPVGLVITDYLMPHLDGIHFTEMLKADPRFQRISVLMMTASTDANISDRGLRKGVAITLQKPLDMGQLLNLVRFAE; encoded by the coding sequence GTGAACATCCTGGTCGTCGACGACGATTACGAGCTGTGCACCATGCTCTCTCGCTACCTGGAGATGCATGGCTACACCGTGTTCTCGGCGTCGGACGCGCTCCAGGCCCTGGACATCATGGAGCGTCACCCCGTGGGGCTGGTCATCACCGACTACCTGATGCCCCACCTGGACGGCATCCACTTCACGGAGATGCTGAAGGCGGACCCCCGCTTCCAGCGCATCTCCGTCCTGATGATGACCGCCAGCACGGACGCCAACATCTCCGACCGGGGCCTGCGCAAGGGCGTCGCCATCACCCTGCAGAAGCCCCTGGACATGGGGCAGCTGCTCAACCTCGTGCGCTTCGCGGAGTAG
- the groL gene encoding chaperonin GroEL (60 kDa chaperone family; promotes refolding of misfolded polypeptides especially under stressful conditions; forms two stacked rings of heptamers to form a barrel-shaped 14mer; ends can be capped by GroES; misfolded proteins enter the barrel where they are refolded when GroES binds), giving the protein MAAKEIFFHQSARDSILRGVRILADAVAVTLGPKGRNVVIEKSFGSPTITKDGVTVAKEIDLENRFENMGAQMVKEVASKTSDKAGDGTTTATVLARAIYEEGLKLVAAGHSPMDLKRGIDKAVEVVVAELKKMSKTTTDKQAIAQVGTISANGDETIGQTIADAMEKVGKEGVITVEEAKGLETTLDVVEGMQFDRGYVSPYFVTNRDRMEVVMDDPYILISEKKVSSMQDMIPLLEQVARSGKPLLIIADDIEGEALATLVVNKIRGVLNVAAVKAPGFGDRRKEMLKDIATLTGGMVVSEELGHKYENLTLTDLGRAKRITVDKDNTTIVDGAGQKADIEGRIKLIRTQIETVTSDYDREKLQERMAKLVGGVAVINVGAATEVEMKEKKARVEDALHATRAAVEEGIVPGGGVAYIRSLKALDGLKLGGEQDFGVDIIRKALQEPLRKISSNAGVEGAVVINKVKDGTGAFGFNARTETYEDLEKAGVIDPTKVERTALQNAASVASLLLTTEAMIAERPKKKAKGGAGGGAMPEYGGDDMDY; this is encoded by the coding sequence ATGGCAGCGAAGGAAATCTTCTTCCACCAGTCCGCGCGCGATTCCATCCTGCGCGGCGTCCGGATCCTCGCGGATGCGGTCGCGGTGACGCTCGGTCCCAAGGGCCGCAACGTGGTCATCGAGAAGAGCTTCGGCTCGCCCACCATCACCAAGGACGGCGTCACCGTCGCCAAGGAGATCGATCTCGAGAACCGCTTCGAGAACATGGGCGCGCAGATGGTGAAGGAGGTCGCGTCGAAGACCTCCGACAAGGCCGGCGACGGCACCACGACGGCGACCGTGCTCGCGCGCGCCATCTATGAGGAGGGCCTGAAGCTGGTGGCCGCCGGCCACAGCCCCATGGACCTCAAGCGCGGCATCGACAAGGCCGTGGAGGTGGTGGTCGCCGAGCTGAAGAAGATGTCCAAGACGACCACGGACAAGCAGGCCATCGCGCAGGTGGGCACCATCTCCGCCAACGGGGATGAGACCATCGGCCAGACCATCGCGGACGCGATGGAGAAGGTCGGCAAGGAGGGCGTCATCACCGTCGAGGAGGCCAAGGGCCTGGAGACGACGCTCGACGTGGTGGAGGGCATGCAGTTCGACCGTGGCTACGTGTCGCCGTACTTCGTCACGAACCGCGATCGCATGGAGGTCGTCATGGACGACCCCTACATCCTCATCAGCGAGAAGAAGGTCTCGTCGATGCAGGACATGATTCCGTTGCTGGAGCAGGTGGCGCGCTCGGGCAAGCCGCTGCTCATCATCGCGGACGACATCGAGGGCGAGGCCCTGGCCACCCTGGTGGTGAACAAGATCCGCGGCGTGCTGAACGTGGCCGCGGTGAAGGCGCCGGGCTTCGGCGACCGCCGCAAGGAGATGCTCAAGGACATCGCCACGCTGACGGGCGGCATGGTGGTGAGCGAGGAGCTGGGTCACAAGTACGAGAACCTGACCCTCACCGACCTGGGCCGCGCCAAGCGCATCACGGTGGACAAGGACAACACCACCATCGTGGACGGTGCCGGCCAGAAGGCGGACATCGAGGGCCGCATCAAGCTCATCCGCACGCAGATTGAGACGGTCACCAGCGACTACGACCGCGAGAAGCTCCAGGAGCGCATGGCGAAGCTCGTGGGCGGCGTGGCGGTCATCAACGTCGGCGCGGCGACCGAAGTGGAGATGAAGGAGAAGAAGGCCCGCGTGGAGGACGCGCTGCACGCGACCCGCGCGGCCGTCGAAGAGGGCATCGTCCCCGGCGGCGGCGTGGCCTACATCCGCAGCCTCAAGGCGCTGGACGGCCTGAAGCTGGGCGGCGAGCAGGACTTCGGCGTGGACATCATCCGCAAGGCGCTGCAGGAGCCCCTGCGCAAGATCTCCAGCAACGCCGGCGTCGAAGGCGCCGTCGTCATCAACAAGGTCAAGGACGGCACCGGCGCGTTCGGCTTCAACGCCCGCACGGAGACCTACGAGGACCTGGAGAAGGCCGGCGTCATCGACCCGACGAAGGTCGAGCGCACCGCGCTGCAGAACGCCGCCTCCGTGGCGTCCCTGCTGCTCACCACCGAGGCGATGATCGCCGAGCGCCCCAAGAAGAAGGCCAAGGGCGGCGCGGGCGGCGGCGCCATGCCGGAGTACGGCGGCGACGACATGGACTACTGA
- the sinK gene encoding hybrid histidine protein kinase/response regulator SinK, with amino-acid sequence METPSPLAQLLQALDAGDLEKARVAAVALQRANAHTHQVAAEVLHELRQPLLGAKAYAQLLAEEGGSSGPLKLLLAQVERMEQIVSDFIRLASERPAPQQRLSLAAPIWAAAKVFSVNPDSARISLEVEAPEDLTIQGNARLIEQLTLNLLNNARDAMSGRGRVKVTLTRDGASAALYVSDWGPGIPDELKTRIFEPYVSASKRGTGLGLAVCRRIAQEHHAQIALVPPTTLREVPPPATVFRVLFPPTDAPRPPRKRLLVVDDEGIIRMVFKDLMDKECEVIEAATGEAALEILRSSRVDLIVTDKNLPGISGLELAQHARKLDPASRVILMTGYPSLVTTQQALQLGLVDYLLKPFDDIRQVRALLRQALYTPAAPPVPAPSAGVRRVDVLEDNPATARLISEALTLLGLEARVVAGAEVATMEPPMGVVVSWDFAPAYGKKALELARALSQGAPFVVLAEHLTMDTALASLRAGAAACLPKLLSDTTALSRELGLAFKKTAS; translated from the coding sequence ATGGAGACCCCCTCGCCGCTCGCGCAGCTGCTCCAGGCCCTGGACGCGGGGGACCTGGAGAAGGCACGGGTCGCGGCCGTGGCGCTGCAACGCGCCAACGCCCACACCCATCAGGTCGCCGCGGAGGTCCTCCACGAGCTGCGCCAGCCCCTGCTGGGCGCGAAGGCCTACGCCCAGCTGCTCGCCGAGGAAGGAGGCTCCAGCGGCCCGCTGAAGCTGCTGCTCGCGCAGGTGGAGCGGATGGAGCAGATTGTCTCCGACTTCATCCGCCTGGCCAGCGAGCGGCCGGCCCCGCAGCAGCGGCTGTCCCTGGCCGCGCCCATCTGGGCGGCGGCGAAGGTGTTCAGCGTCAACCCGGACTCGGCGCGCATCTCACTGGAGGTGGAGGCCCCCGAGGACCTGACCATCCAGGGCAACGCGCGGCTGATTGAGCAGCTCACGCTCAACCTGCTCAACAACGCCCGCGATGCCATGTCCGGCCGGGGCCGCGTGAAGGTGACGCTCACGCGCGATGGCGCCTCCGCTGCCCTCTACGTGTCCGACTGGGGACCGGGCATCCCGGACGAGCTGAAGACGCGCATCTTCGAGCCCTACGTCTCCGCCAGCAAACGCGGCACGGGCCTGGGGCTCGCCGTCTGTCGTCGCATCGCGCAGGAGCACCACGCGCAGATTGCCCTGGTGCCGCCCACGACGCTGCGCGAAGTGCCGCCCCCGGCCACCGTGTTCCGCGTGCTCTTCCCGCCCACGGACGCGCCGCGCCCGCCGCGCAAGCGCCTGCTGGTGGTGGACGACGAGGGCATCATCCGGATGGTCTTCAAGGACCTGATGGACAAGGAGTGCGAAGTCATTGAAGCGGCCACGGGCGAGGCCGCGCTCGAAATCCTCCGCTCGTCGCGCGTGGACCTCATCGTCACGGACAAGAACCTGCCCGGAATCTCCGGCCTGGAGCTGGCCCAGCACGCGCGGAAGCTGGATCCCGCGTCGCGCGTCATCCTGATGACGGGCTACCCCTCGCTGGTGACGACGCAGCAGGCGCTGCAGCTGGGCCTGGTGGACTACCTGCTCAAGCCCTTCGACGACATCCGCCAGGTGCGCGCGCTGTTGCGGCAGGCGCTGTACACACCGGCCGCGCCGCCTGTCCCCGCCCCCAGCGCTGGCGTGCGCCGGGTGGACGTGCTGGAGGACAACCCGGCCACCGCGCGGCTGATTTCAGAGGCGCTGACGCTGCTGGGCCTGGAGGCGCGCGTCGTCGCGGGCGCGGAGGTGGCCACCATGGAGCCGCCCATGGGCGTGGTGGTGTCTTGGGACTTCGCGCCGGCCTACGGCAAGAAGGCGCTGGAGCTGGCCCGGGCCCTGAGCCAGGGCGCGCCCTTCGTCGTCCTGGCCGAGCACCTCACCATGGACACGGCGCTGGCGTCGCTGCGCGCCGGGGCCGCCGCGTGCCTGCCCAAGCTGCTCTCCGACACCACGGCGCTCAGCCGCGAGCTGGGCCTGGCCTTCAAGAAGACCGCTTCCTGA
- a CDS encoding demethoxyubiquinone hydroxylase family protein produces MPQTNPFHSLVPRKLTDSELARSIRLNIEAELDAINLYAAHLDATDNEEAKAILRHVMDEEREHAALFWQLIARLDPEQAQHDREASQKYRLITTGASHEEVEAVGEGGGGVPAEVELPKHLTVGSLRK; encoded by the coding sequence ATGCCGCAGACGAACCCGTTCCACTCGCTGGTGCCCCGGAAGCTGACGGACTCCGAACTGGCCCGCTCCATCCGGCTCAACATCGAGGCGGAGCTGGACGCCATCAACCTCTACGCCGCGCACCTGGACGCGACGGACAACGAGGAGGCGAAGGCCATCCTGCGGCACGTCATGGACGAGGAGCGCGAGCACGCGGCCCTCTTCTGGCAGCTCATCGCGCGGTTGGATCCGGAGCAGGCCCAGCACGACCGCGAGGCGTCGCAGAAGTACCGCCTCATCACCACCGGCGCGTCTCACGAAGAGGTGGAGGCGGTGGGCGAGGGCGGCGGCGGCGTGCCCGCGGAAGTGGAGCTGCCCAAGCACCTCACCGTGGGCAGCCTGCGCAAGTAG
- a CDS encoding GGDEF domain-containing protein, with protein MARLLLVDDEKIARNLYGDYLTAAGHLVTAVPTVADAKAALSAARFDAVVTDLILPGGDGMEVLRHVRERYPGVEVLVITGLDKVAPAVRAIKSGAAEYLVKPVAPEALEHALRRALTTRDLMRENASLRQHVALLEAGQRIATTLDRERLSTAASDALESMANASAVMLLERDPGGTGFRSHGMRGLPVDLHEALVPLLIERLSGTRTQVELDGLQVPWPRTLSFPAVDGELVLGHAVLFHDNAPAEHHAETVGFLVRNWALALRNLGRFAAVEDLAYVDDLTRLFNTRYLHLVLDREVNEALQTERPFSLLFLDLDRFKAINDTHGHLVGSRVLVEAARVLKGCVRDPDVVARFGGDEYVVLLRGTDSGGALKVAERIRRTMETHQFLGREGLALKLTTCIGVASFPEHAQDKDHLLDLSDRAMYRGKRGTRNVVYMAAQDLEATPAERRQNPPPPQGQG; from the coding sequence ATGGCGCGACTGCTCCTCGTCGACGACGAAAAGATCGCCCGCAATCTCTACGGCGACTACCTCACGGCCGCGGGACACCTGGTCACGGCGGTGCCCACCGTGGCGGACGCGAAGGCAGCCCTCTCCGCGGCGCGGTTCGACGCGGTGGTGACGGACCTCATCCTCCCCGGCGGCGACGGCATGGAGGTGCTTCGCCACGTGCGCGAGCGCTACCCCGGCGTGGAGGTGCTGGTCATCACCGGCCTGGACAAGGTGGCCCCCGCGGTGCGCGCCATCAAGAGCGGCGCGGCGGAGTACCTGGTCAAGCCCGTGGCGCCGGAGGCCCTGGAGCACGCGCTGCGCCGCGCGCTCACCACGCGCGACCTGATGCGTGAGAACGCGTCCCTGCGCCAGCACGTCGCGCTGCTGGAGGCGGGCCAGCGCATCGCCACCACGCTCGACCGCGAGCGGCTGTCCACGGCCGCGTCCGACGCGCTGGAGTCCATGGCCAACGCCTCCGCGGTGATGCTCCTGGAGCGGGACCCCGGCGGCACGGGCTTCCGCTCGCACGGCATGCGCGGGCTGCCGGTGGACCTGCACGAGGCGCTCGTCCCGCTGCTCATCGAGCGGCTTTCGGGCACGCGCACGCAGGTGGAGCTCGACGGACTTCAAGTTCCCTGGCCGCGCACCCTCTCCTTCCCCGCCGTGGACGGCGAGCTGGTGCTGGGCCACGCGGTGCTCTTCCACGACAACGCGCCCGCGGAGCACCACGCGGAGACCGTGGGCTTCCTCGTGCGCAACTGGGCGCTGGCCCTGCGCAACCTGGGCCGCTTCGCCGCCGTGGAGGACCTGGCCTACGTCGATGATCTCACCCGCCTGTTCAACACGCGCTACCTGCACCTGGTGCTGGACCGCGAGGTGAACGAGGCCCTGCAGACGGAGCGCCCCTTCTCCCTGCTGTTCCTGGACCTGGACCGCTTCAAGGCCATCAACGACACGCACGGGCACCTGGTGGGCTCGCGCGTGCTGGTGGAGGCCGCGCGCGTGCTCAAGGGCTGCGTGCGCGACCCGGACGTGGTGGCGCGCTTCGGCGGTGACGAGTACGTGGTGCTCCTGCGCGGCACGGACTCCGGCGGGGCCCTCAAGGTCGCCGAGCGCATCCGCCGCACCATGGAGACCCATCAGTTCCTGGGCCGCGAGGGGCTGGCGCTCAAGCTCACCACCTGCATCGGCGTGGCCAGCTTCCCGGAGCACGCCCAGGACAAGGACCACCTGCTGGACCTGTCCGACCGGGCCATGTACCGGGGCAAGCGCGGCACCCGGAACGTCGTCTACATGGCGGCGCAGGACCTGGAAGCCACCCCGGCCGAGCGCCGTCAGAATCCCCCGCCCCCGCAGGGCCAGGGCTGA